One part of the Glycine soja cultivar W05 chromosome 11, ASM419377v2, whole genome shotgun sequence genome encodes these proteins:
- the LOC114374457 gene encoding uncharacterized protein LOC114374457 codes for MRKFDPWPVFFKREWKRNWPFLVGFAVTGALITKLSLGLTEEEAKNSKFVKAHKR; via the exons atgcGAAAGTTCGATCCATGGCCCGTTTTCTTCAAGCGCGAGTGGAAACGCAACTGGCCCTTCCTCGTTGGATTCGCAGTCACCGGAGCTCTAATCACCAAACTTTCCCTTGGCCTTACCG AGGAAGAGGCTAAGAATTCCAAATTCGTTAAGGCGCACAAAAGGTAA